In a single window of the Pseudodesulfovibrio profundus genome:
- the phnE gene encoding phosphonate ABC transporter, permease protein PhnE: MTKHYEWQRFTPAQRLARFAVYLGAVMALVASMRTVEIIPEFLYDAPTQIADLFTRMWPIDTAHYAVGVHDALIETLNIATLGTVLALLMAFPVGLMAASNITKIPALNWFAKLILVSSRSVNSLVWAILFVAIFGPGALAGTVAIGFRSIGFCGKLLAEALEECNPGPIEALKAAGAPWPTIILKGYWPQVAPAFWGITLFRWDINVRESSVIGLVGAGGIGVALDTAMNLFNWDQVSLILLCIFTIVIAAEIFVTKVRERII, encoded by the coding sequence ATGACTAAGCACTACGAATGGCAACGATTCACCCCTGCCCAACGGCTGGCACGATTCGCCGTCTACCTCGGTGCAGTCATGGCTCTTGTCGCTTCCATGCGGACCGTGGAAATCATACCGGAGTTCCTGTATGACGCCCCCACACAGATCGCCGATCTGTTCACACGCATGTGGCCCATTGATACCGCGCACTATGCCGTCGGCGTTCATGACGCGCTCATCGAAACGCTCAATATCGCCACTCTCGGTACTGTGTTGGCACTTCTCATGGCGTTCCCGGTCGGGCTCATGGCTGCCAGCAACATCACCAAGATTCCGGCGCTGAACTGGTTCGCGAAACTGATTCTCGTCTCCTCGCGTTCCGTCAACTCGCTGGTCTGGGCAATTCTGTTCGTGGCCATCTTCGGTCCCGGCGCCCTTGCGGGTACCGTGGCCATCGGATTCCGCTCCATCGGTTTCTGCGGCAAGCTGCTCGCCGAAGCCCTTGAGGAATGTAATCCCGGCCCCATTGAGGCTCTCAAGGCTGCAGGCGCACCATGGCCGACCATCATCCTCAAAGGATACTGGCCGCAGGTCGCCCCCGCGTTCTGGGGAATCACTCTCTTCCGCTGGGACATCAACGTCCGTGAATCCTCTGTCATCGGTCTGGTCGGTGCCGGCGGTATCGGTGTAGCACTCGACACGGCGATGAACCTGTTCAACTGGGATCAGGTCTCCCTTATCCTGTTGTGCATCTTCACCATCGTCATTGCTGCCGAGATCTTTGTCACCAAGGTTCGCGAACGCATCATCTAG
- the phnD gene encoding phosphate/phosphite/phosphonate ABC transporter substrate-binding protein: MKRLTVFLALVFMLALSATAFAGEVAVLDEMYTDKDGDMVADFATDNCKDPSTLVFTYTPVEDPAVYKDAFADFQEYLSNVTGKRVIYYTVQSNAAEVEAMRSGKLHIAGFSTGPTGFAVNLAGYVPIAVKGYPDGFQGYNLVVVTKKDSPIKEMKDLKGKKVAHTSASSNSGNLAPRALFPELGLVPDQDYTVVYSGKHDQSILGVVHGDYDAAPVASDVYDRMIEAGRVDKDALRVIWRSPKFPTSSFGISSQLCPELAQKIIGAFMTYRFPKSMQDSFKGADRFYPITYKVDWKVIRDIADATGTSYNKAGLEAMAAKEAAKKKK; this comes from the coding sequence ATGAAACGGTTGACGGTCTTTCTCGCACTCGTCTTTATGTTGGCCTTGTCGGCGACCGCCTTTGCCGGTGAAGTTGCCGTGCTGGATGAGATGTACACTGACAAAGATGGCGACATGGTTGCCGATTTCGCCACTGATAACTGTAAGGATCCCAGCACGCTGGTATTCACCTACACCCCGGTTGAAGATCCTGCGGTCTACAAAGACGCATTTGCCGACTTCCAGGAATACCTGAGCAACGTCACCGGCAAGCGAGTGATCTACTACACCGTTCAGTCCAACGCTGCTGAAGTTGAAGCCATGCGTTCCGGCAAGCTGCACATTGCTGGTTTCTCCACTGGCCCCACCGGCTTTGCCGTCAACCTCGCTGGTTACGTACCCATCGCTGTCAAGGGTTACCCTGATGGCTTCCAGGGTTACAACCTCGTCGTTGTCACCAAGAAAGACAGCCCGATCAAGGAAATGAAGGACCTCAAGGGCAAGAAAGTTGCTCACACTTCCGCTTCCTCCAACTCCGGTAACCTCGCTCCTCGCGCTCTGTTCCCCGAACTGGGTCTCGTACCTGACCAGGACTACACCGTTGTTTACTCCGGCAAGCACGACCAGTCCATCCTCGGCGTTGTTCACGGCGACTACGATGCAGCTCCTGTTGCTTCCGACGTTTATGATCGCATGATCGAAGCCGGCCGTGTGGACAAGGACGCTCTCCGTGTCATCTGGCGCAGCCCCAAGTTCCCCACTTCCTCCTTCGGTATCTCCAGCCAGCTCTGTCCTGAACTCGCCCAGAAGATCATCGGCGCTTTCATGACCTACCGCTTCCCCAAGAGCATGCAGGACTCCTTCAAGGGTGCCGACCGTTTCTACCCCATCACCTACAAGGTTGACTGGAAGGTAATCCGTGACATCGCTGACGCCACCGGCACCAGCTACAACAAGGCCGGACTGGAAGCCATGGCAGCCAAAGAAGCCGCCAAGAAAAAGAAGTAA
- a CDS encoding ABC transporter permease, translated as MDIFNFLLETGFWMATIRMATPLIFGTLGELICERAGVLNLGIEGIMAAGCMAGWTWVYLGGDLWTGIMFAAFIGALFGLLHSLFTVHLGLSQHVTGLGITMLASALSSFIFRMLLPKATTPPKIVPFQTLDIPVLSQIPFVGEILFSQSALTYLAFLAIIVVSYVLFRTPIGLAVRMTGENPMAVEAQGLSVFSIRTGAVMVGSAFMAVGGAFLTMSAFDAYYIGMVNGRGWICIALVVFASWKPGKALLGCILFAAFDAIQMRVQQQSGIAIPYQFYLMMPYVFSIIALIIMSRRAAYPKALLIPFRKGER; from the coding sequence ATGGACATCTTCAACTTCCTCCTCGAAACCGGTTTCTGGATGGCTACCATCCGCATGGCCACGCCACTCATCTTCGGCACCCTTGGTGAGCTGATCTGCGAGCGCGCAGGTGTGCTCAACCTCGGCATCGAAGGAATCATGGCCGCCGGATGCATGGCTGGCTGGACCTGGGTTTACCTTGGCGGTGATCTGTGGACCGGCATCATGTTCGCGGCCTTCATCGGCGCACTGTTCGGCCTGCTCCACTCGCTGTTCACGGTCCACCTCGGATTGTCCCAGCATGTAACCGGGCTTGGTATCACCATGCTCGCGTCGGCCCTGTCGTCGTTCATCTTCCGCATGCTGCTGCCCAAGGCGACCACTCCGCCCAAGATCGTGCCGTTCCAGACACTCGACATCCCCGTGCTGTCCCAAATCCCCTTTGTGGGCGAAATCCTGTTCAGCCAATCCGCGCTGACCTATCTGGCATTTCTGGCAATCATCGTCGTGAGCTACGTTCTGTTCCGCACACCCATCGGGCTGGCGGTCCGCATGACCGGTGAAAACCCCATGGCTGTCGAGGCGCAGGGATTGTCCGTCTTTTCCATCCGCACCGGTGCCGTCATGGTCGGTTCCGCATTCATGGCAGTGGGTGGCGCCTTCCTCACCATGTCCGCCTTTGACGCCTACTACATCGGCATGGTCAACGGACGCGGCTGGATATGTATCGCCCTTGTGGTCTTCGCATCGTGGAAACCCGGCAAGGCGCTGCTCGGCTGCATCCTGTTTGCTGCGTTCGACGCCATACAGATGCGCGTGCAGCAACAGTCCGGCATTGCCATTCCGTATCAATTCTACTTGATGATGCCGTATGTTTTCTCCATCATAGCCCTGATCATCATGTCGCGCCGTGCCGCCTATCCTAAGGCATTGCTCATCCCCTTCCGAAAAGGTGAGCGATAA
- a CDS encoding amidohydrolase family protein has product MLDLLVKNARIDGEQYLVDIACKDGKIVEIAPSISGETIRTIDALGNFVTPPFVDSHFHMDATLSMGMPRLNQSGTLLEGIKIWGELKPDLTPEGLKERALKLCSWSVAKGNLAIRTHVDTTDPTLMAVDVLLEVREEMKQFIDIQLVAFPQDGVLRCKEGVDLLNKALDKGVDVVGGIPHFERTMDEGRESVRVLCEIAAERGLMVDMHCDESDDPHSRHIEALTFQTQRLGLQGRVAGSHLTSMHSMDNYYVSKLLPLMAEAEMNCVCNPLVNMNLQGRHDTYPKRRGLMRVPELMDMGINVSLGHDDVMDPWYPMGTHDMLEVAHMGAHALHMTGVDQQEALFDAVTVNGAKTLGLSGYGLATGDNADMVVLQAADKMEALRLHPARLFVIRRGAIISTTPAVEATVELDESIKVDFR; this is encoded by the coding sequence ATGCTTGATTTACTCGTAAAAAATGCCCGCATCGACGGTGAACAATATCTTGTGGACATCGCCTGCAAAGACGGCAAAATCGTTGAGATAGCGCCTTCCATCAGCGGCGAGACCATCCGCACCATTGACGCGCTGGGCAATTTCGTCACCCCGCCGTTCGTGGATTCACATTTTCATATGGATGCCACTCTCTCCATGGGCATGCCCCGACTGAACCAGTCCGGCACCCTGCTTGAGGGCATCAAGATATGGGGTGAGCTGAAACCCGACCTGACACCCGAAGGGCTCAAGGAACGGGCGCTCAAACTGTGTTCCTGGTCCGTGGCCAAGGGCAACCTCGCCATCCGCACCCATGTGGACACCACCGACCCGACCTTGATGGCCGTGGACGTGCTGCTCGAAGTCCGTGAAGAGATGAAGCAATTCATCGACATCCAACTCGTGGCCTTCCCGCAGGATGGTGTTTTGCGGTGCAAGGAAGGCGTGGACCTGCTCAACAAGGCGCTGGACAAAGGCGTCGATGTGGTTGGCGGCATCCCCCATTTCGAGCGAACAATGGACGAAGGCCGCGAATCCGTTCGTGTACTCTGCGAGATTGCTGCCGAACGCGGCCTGATGGTGGACATGCATTGCGATGAATCCGATGATCCCCACTCCCGGCACATCGAAGCACTGACCTTCCAGACCCAGCGACTGGGATTGCAGGGGCGCGTGGCCGGATCGCATCTCACCTCGATGCACTCCATGGACAATTATTACGTATCAAAACTTCTGCCGCTGATGGCCGAAGCCGAGATGAACTGTGTATGCAACCCGCTGGTCAACATGAACCTGCAGGGGCGTCATGACACCTACCCCAAGCGCAGGGGCCTCATGCGCGTGCCCGAACTCATGGATATGGGCATCAACGTCTCTCTGGGACACGACGACGTCATGGACCCGTGGTACCCCATGGGCACCCACGACATGCTGGAAGTCGCCCACATGGGCGCCCACGCCCTGCACATGACCGGTGTGGATCAGCAGGAGGCGCTCTTTGACGCGGTGACTGTCAATGGAGCGAAAACCCTCGGACTTTCCGGGTATGGTCTGGCCACCGGCGACAATGCCGACATGGTCGTATTGCAGGCCGCCGACAAGATGGAAGCGCTGCGCCTCCACCCGGCCCGCCTTTTCGTTATCCGCCGTGGCGCGATCATCAGCACCACCCCTGCGGTGGAAGCCACTGTTGAACTGGATGAAAGCATCAAGGTGGATTTCCGATAA
- a CDS encoding ABC transporter permease translates to MRIEARENVSLTIKTLAPLMAVGVAMAVCSVLLLWADASPLEGWALMLSGALGSKFAITETLTRATPLIFTGLAAAVAFRAKLWNIGGEGQLYMGAVIATWLGTGSVEMPAYLMVPYLFLAGAIGGGVLLLLPTLLKTKLHVDEVVTTLLLNFIVLLFVNWLVFGPWKDPMAMGWPQAAPVVDSAILPQLIAKSRLHLGFIFALVCAVGVWWFMRSTTWGFEIRAVGASPKASRFAGMPVNAVIVRTALLSGGLAAMAGVSELCGVKEYLTLDLSPGFGYSGIVVAMLAALHPLGVVASSIFVAVIYIGADSMSRAINISNYIADVTTAVCLLAVLVSMFLAKYRIRWR, encoded by the coding sequence ATGAGAATAGAAGCCCGTGAAAATGTTTCGCTGACCATCAAGACCCTTGCGCCGCTCATGGCGGTGGGTGTCGCCATGGCAGTCTGCTCTGTCCTGCTGCTCTGGGCGGACGCCTCTCCGCTGGAAGGATGGGCGCTGATGCTCTCCGGCGCGCTCGGCTCCAAATTCGCCATCACCGAAACCCTGACCCGCGCCACCCCGCTCATCTTCACCGGTCTGGCCGCAGCCGTGGCTTTCCGGGCCAAGCTGTGGAACATCGGCGGCGAAGGCCAGCTCTACATGGGGGCGGTTATCGCCACATGGCTGGGTACCGGATCTGTCGAGATGCCCGCGTATCTCATGGTCCCGTATCTCTTTCTTGCCGGGGCAATCGGCGGCGGGGTGCTCCTGCTGCTGCCCACCCTGCTCAAGACCAAGCTGCATGTGGATGAAGTCGTGACCACCCTGCTGCTCAACTTCATTGTCCTGCTGTTCGTCAACTGGCTGGTGTTCGGCCCGTGGAAAGACCCCATGGCAATGGGTTGGCCCCAGGCCGCACCCGTGGTCGACAGCGCCATTTTGCCGCAGTTGATCGCAAAATCCCGGCTCCACCTCGGTTTCATCTTTGCCCTTGTCTGTGCCGTTGGCGTGTGGTGGTTCATGCGAAGCACCACCTGGGGATTTGAAATCCGGGCTGTGGGCGCTTCGCCCAAGGCATCCCGCTTCGCCGGTATGCCGGTCAACGCCGTCATCGTACGTACGGCACTGCTCTCGGGCGGACTCGCTGCCATGGCCGGGGTTTCCGAGTTGTGCGGGGTCAAGGAATACCTGACCCTCGACCTGTCGCCCGGCTTCGGCTATTCCGGCATCGTCGTCGCCATGCTGGCCGCCCTCCATCCGCTGGGCGTCGTGGCCTCCTCCATTTTCGTGGCGGTCATCTACATCGGTGCGGATTCCATGAGCCGGGCCATCAACATTTCCAACTACATCGCCGACGTGACCACGGCCGTCTGCCTGCTGGCAGTGCTGGTTTCCATGTTTCTGGCGAAATACCGCATCCGCTGGAGGTAA
- the phnE gene encoding phosphonate ABC transporter, permease protein PhnE, whose product MTPRTAVKRRPFQTNWLARVGWLVVLIYAAYAISALDISWTRFVEGLGNGAKFIGELFPPNFERWKLLVGNLIETIEIAVIASAFGILFSLPIGLLAARNLMPPWATWPARTVICVCRSFHPVIFAILFVKAVGFGPMAGILTLIFASIGFIGKLFAEAIEEISLKPVEACRAAGAPFMSVLIYAVMPQVLNRFIGFATYQFDANMRNSTMVGIVGAGGIGGTLFAAFQRYDYDFLCAILLSIIGLIMISEFLAVRIKAVFND is encoded by the coding sequence ATGACCCCCCGAACCGCTGTAAAACGGCGCCCCTTTCAGACCAACTGGCTAGCCCGTGTCGGGTGGCTTGTTGTTCTGATATACGCAGCCTATGCTATCTCCGCTCTGGATATATCATGGACGCGTTTTGTTGAGGGGCTCGGCAATGGCGCCAAGTTCATCGGAGAACTGTTTCCCCCCAACTTCGAGCGGTGGAAACTCCTGGTAGGCAACCTTATTGAAACCATAGAAATCGCTGTCATCGCTTCAGCGTTTGGTATTCTCTTCTCGCTTCCCATCGGACTTCTGGCAGCGCGCAACCTGATGCCGCCGTGGGCCACCTGGCCTGCACGCACCGTCATCTGCGTCTGCCGCTCCTTCCACCCTGTCATTTTCGCCATCCTGTTCGTCAAGGCAGTCGGCTTCGGCCCCATGGCAGGTATCCTGACGCTCATCTTCGCTTCCATCGGCTTCATCGGCAAACTCTTTGCCGAAGCAATCGAAGAGATTTCGCTGAAGCCTGTCGAAGCATGCAGAGCTGCAGGCGCACCCTTCATGAGTGTGCTCATCTACGCAGTCATGCCCCAGGTGCTGAACCGATTCATCGGTTTCGCCACCTACCAGTTCGACGCCAACATGCGTAACTCCACCATGGTCGGCATTGTCGGCGCAGGTGGTATCGGCGGCACCCTGTTCGCTGCGTTCCAGCGCTACGACTATGACTTCCTGTGCGCCATCCTGTTGTCCATCATCGGCCTGATCATGATCAGTGAATTCCTGGCCGTACGGATCAAGGCGGTGTTCAATGACTAA
- the phnC gene encoding phosphonate ABC transporter ATP-binding protein: MTNQSNNGNGGATSRSLTVNNVVKEYVAGTQVLKGISFEVSGRSTVAIIGPSGTGKSTLLRCINRLIEPTGGEILIAGRDITKLSGRELRQARHYIGMVFQEFNLVERLSVIENVLCGRLGFTSVWRAWLRKYHQEDIDRAFELIEKVGLGDFATARADSLSGGQRQRVGIARAVMQNPDIIMADEPTSSLDPKTSVEIMELLNEFSADQDIPLLINIHDVNLAKRFADRIIGMSEGHVVFDGKPEELKDEHLKAIYGGEDWLV, from the coding sequence GTGACTAATCAAAGCAATAATGGGAATGGGGGGGCAACCTCCCGTTCCCTTACCGTTAATAATGTCGTTAAGGAATATGTTGCAGGAACACAGGTTCTCAAAGGTATCTCCTTTGAAGTGTCCGGACGCAGCACCGTTGCCATCATCGGCCCTTCCGGTACTGGTAAATCCACCCTGCTGCGCTGCATCAACCGACTGATCGAACCGACAGGTGGCGAGATCCTTATCGCCGGTCGTGACATCACCAAGCTGTCCGGCAGAGAACTTCGCCAGGCCCGCCACTACATCGGCATGGTCTTTCAGGAGTTCAATCTGGTCGAACGGCTCTCAGTGATTGAGAACGTTCTGTGTGGCCGCCTGGGATTCACCTCGGTTTGGCGTGCATGGCTTCGCAAGTATCACCAGGAAGACATTGATCGCGCTTTCGAGCTTATCGAAAAGGTCGGTCTGGGCGATTTCGCCACTGCACGCGCAGACAGCCTGTCCGGCGGTCAGCGTCAGCGCGTCGGCATCGCACGCGCCGTCATGCAGAACCCCGACATCATCATGGCGGACGAGCCCACTTCTTCGCTCGACCCCAAGACCTCTGTCGAGATCATGGAACTGCTGAACGAATTTTCCGCTGACCAAGACATCCCGTTGCTGATCAACATCCATGATGTCAACCTTGCCAAACGATTCGCCGATCGCATTATCGGCATGAGTGAAGGACATGTCGTGTTTGACGGCAAGCCCGAAGAACTCAAGGATGAGCACCTCAAGGCCATCTACGGTGGGGAGGACTGGCTGGTATGA
- a CDS encoding ABC transporter ATP-binding protein produces the protein MSKTVLKLTGITKTFGSVVANQDVTLELREGEMLALLGENGAGKTTLMSILFGHYVADSGSVEVFGEKLPEGSPRAALNKGVGMVHQHFTLAGNMTVLENVMLGTESLLATSHDKQTALTKLSALMDRFCLEVNPTAMVKELSVGERQRVEILKVLYRDARILILDEPTSVLTPQEADHLFATLRQLVKEGLSVIFITHKMREVMASSDRCAVLRHGCVVFESATDATTAEELAHAMVGSEIPKAQRSSQSTDIACEILYLDSIYISDGTDKRLLDNLTLRLNSHQILGIAGVSGNGQAQLADLLCGLIEPEYGLMTIHGEPQHRPTPADMIANGVGRVPDDRTGTGLVADMTVMENTATESYTLPPVSRRGILNFKKIAAHAKELIETFDVRCPGIDTPVRKLSGGNMQKLILARVLSSNPSIIVVNQPTWGLDVGATAYVHQQLLDAAERGAGVILISEDLDELFQVTDFIQVMYQGRLSAPMPTHEVDRAKLGLLMSGNSEPEACETGGAA, from the coding sequence GTGTCCAAAACGGTACTCAAACTGACAGGCATAACCAAGACCTTCGGCTCTGTGGTTGCCAACCAGGATGTGACGCTTGAACTGAGGGAAGGCGAAATGCTCGCCCTGCTCGGAGAGAACGGCGCTGGTAAAACGACCCTGATGTCCATCCTGTTCGGCCATTATGTGGCCGACTCCGGTTCGGTGGAGGTCTTCGGCGAAAAGCTGCCCGAAGGTTCGCCCCGTGCCGCGCTCAACAAGGGCGTCGGCATGGTTCATCAACATTTCACTCTGGCCGGAAACATGACTGTTCTTGAAAACGTCATGCTCGGCACCGAGTCACTGTTGGCGACCAGTCATGACAAGCAGACAGCCCTGACCAAACTTTCCGCGCTCATGGATCGCTTCTGCCTTGAAGTGAATCCCACGGCCATGGTCAAGGAGTTGTCCGTGGGCGAACGCCAGCGCGTCGAGATTCTCAAGGTGCTCTATCGTGACGCCCGCATTCTGATTCTGGACGAACCCACATCGGTCCTGACCCCGCAGGAAGCCGACCACCTTTTTGCCACCCTTCGCCAACTGGTCAAGGAAGGCTTGTCCGTCATCTTCATCACCCACAAGATGCGCGAAGTCATGGCCTCGTCCGATCGTTGCGCCGTACTGCGCCACGGTTGTGTGGTCTTTGAATCCGCCACGGACGCGACCACAGCCGAGGAACTGGCCCATGCCATGGTCGGCAGCGAGATACCCAAAGCGCAACGGTCGAGCCAAAGCACCGACATTGCCTGTGAGATTCTCTACCTCGATTCCATTTATATCAGTGACGGCACGGACAAACGCCTGCTGGACAACCTCACCCTGCGACTCAATTCCCATCAGATTCTGGGCATCGCCGGTGTTTCCGGCAACGGACAGGCCCAGCTTGCCGATCTGCTCTGCGGACTGATCGAACCCGAATACGGCCTTATGACCATCCACGGTGAACCGCAGCACAGGCCCACTCCGGCAGACATGATCGCCAATGGAGTTGGCCGTGTCCCTGACGACCGTACCGGCACCGGACTGGTTGCCGACATGACCGTCATGGAAAACACGGCCACTGAATCCTACACTCTCCCGCCCGTCTCCAGACGAGGCATCCTCAATTTCAAAAAGATCGCCGCACACGCCAAAGAGCTGATCGAGACTTTTGACGTCCGTTGCCCCGGCATCGATACGCCGGTGCGCAAACTCTCGGGCGGCAATATGCAAAAGCTCATCCTCGCCCGTGTTCTGTCGAGCAATCCATCCATCATCGTGGTCAACCAGCCCACCTGGGGCCTTGATGTGGGAGCCACCGCCTACGTACATCAGCAACTGCTTGATGCGGCCGAACGCGGCGCCGGGGTCATCCTCATTTCCGAAGACCTCGACGAACTGTTCCAGGTGACCGATTTCATCCAGGTCATGTATCAGGGCCGGCTCTCCGCCCCCATGCCCACCCACGAAGTGGACCGCGCCAAGCTCGGCCTGCTCATGTCCGGCAACAGTGAGCCGGAAGCATGCGAGACCGGAGGTGCAGCATGA
- a CDS encoding BMP family protein: protein MKRFMIIAAALCLAVAMFAGSAMAGDKIKVAGIYTQPIQQKWDACLHKALQKAADAGEIEYVYSEKVSNTDYIRVLREYSEKGVALIVGEAFGISRDVTKVAKDYPEVAYLMGDSFGPRGSNLSVFDNYIHEPCYLMGMIAGKMTKTNKIGMVGGYPIGEVNRLFNAFMAGAKSVNPAVEFKVSFIGSWYDPPKAKEFAYAQVESGVDVLYAERAGVVDAAREKGIIAFGNVNDMNKEENGKDVVVASALWHMEPAINHAIELVKAGKFTAEDYRDFTMMAKGGASLSPFYEFDAKIPAEVKAKVEETAAAIKAGDFTVEINDNEPKSTF from the coding sequence ATGAAACGGTTTATGATCATCGCTGCTGCGCTCTGCCTGGCGGTTGCCATGTTTGCGGGCTCAGCCATGGCCGGGGACAAAATCAAGGTAGCGGGCATCTACACGCAGCCCATTCAGCAGAAGTGGGACGCATGTCTGCACAAGGCCCTTCAGAAGGCCGCTGACGCCGGTGAAATCGAGTATGTCTACTCCGAAAAGGTTTCCAACACCGACTACATCCGCGTCCTGCGTGAGTACTCCGAAAAAGGTGTGGCCCTGATCGTAGGTGAAGCCTTCGGTATTTCCCGCGATGTCACCAAAGTTGCCAAGGACTACCCTGAAGTCGCGTACCTCATGGGCGATTCCTTCGGTCCTCGCGGATCCAATCTTTCCGTCTTCGATAACTACATCCACGAGCCGTGCTACCTGATGGGCATGATCGCCGGTAAAATGACCAAGACCAACAAAATCGGCATGGTCGGCGGCTACCCCATCGGTGAAGTCAACCGTCTTTTCAATGCCTTCATGGCCGGAGCCAAGTCCGTCAATCCCGCAGTCGAGTTCAAGGTCTCCTTCATCGGCTCCTGGTACGATCCGCCGAAAGCCAAGGAATTTGCCTACGCTCAGGTCGAATCCGGTGTTGACGTGCTCTACGCCGAGCGCGCCGGTGTTGTTGATGCAGCCCGCGAAAAAGGCATCATCGCCTTTGGTAACGTCAATGACATGAACAAGGAAGAGAACGGCAAGGACGTCGTTGTTGCCTCTGCCCTGTGGCACATGGAGCCCGCCATCAACCACGCCATCGAGCTGGTCAAGGCTGGCAAATTCACTGCCGAGGACTACCGTGATTTCACCATGATGGCCAAGGGTGGCGCATCCCTCTCTCCCTTCTACGAATTCGACGCCAAGATTCCCGCCGAAGTGAAGGCCAAGGTCGAAGAGACCGCTGCCGCCATCAAGGCCGGAGATTTCACCGTTGAAATCAACGACAACGAACCGAAGTCCACTTTCTAG
- a CDS encoding HAD family hydrolase → MTTKARAVFWDMDGTLIDTEDLHYEVIRDWCAKFGYELTLEANDELIAKTMPEKWQILAPRVDSSATEALFRRECEDWYIERLTADKGLDRALKIVRKVAERGILQACVSNGEHEVVKANVEILGLSDVFSFLVTGGNCDPGKPAPDPYLMAAKQAGFAPEECIAVEDSAVGMAAARAAGLILCGWPHDPSGEFDVDYLLKTGEEFPFDLLD, encoded by the coding sequence ATGACCACAAAAGCACGTGCTGTTTTCTGGGATATGGATGGCACCCTCATCGATACCGAAGACCTTCATTATGAGGTTATTCGCGATTGGTGCGCAAAGTTCGGTTATGAACTCACACTTGAGGCGAATGACGAATTGATTGCCAAGACAATGCCTGAAAAATGGCAAATTCTGGCACCACGGGTCGATTCCTCGGCAACGGAAGCGTTGTTTCGTCGCGAATGCGAGGATTGGTATATTGAACGACTGACAGCCGACAAGGGACTGGACCGCGCCCTGAAGATTGTCAGAAAGGTTGCCGAGCGCGGCATCCTGCAGGCATGTGTCTCCAATGGAGAGCATGAAGTCGTGAAAGCCAATGTCGAGATTCTCGGTTTGAGCGATGTGTTTTCTTTTCTGGTGACAGGCGGCAACTGCGATCCGGGCAAGCCCGCTCCCGATCCATACCTGATGGCTGCCAAGCAGGCCGGCTTTGCGCCGGAAGAGTGTATTGCCGTGGAGGACTCTGCCGTGGGAATGGCTGCCGCACGTGCCGCAGGGTTGATCCTCTGTGGCTGGCCGCATGATCCGAGCGGTGAGTTCGATGTGGATTACCTGCTCAAGACAGGCGAGGAATTCCCCTTCGATCTGCTCGATTAA